In the Oryzias latipes chromosome 9, ASM223467v1 genome, one interval contains:
- the LOC101164564 gene encoding protein NipSnap homolog 1, with translation MVKAGSSLQTTGRALLTAAARRFSESSDKGWLRSLFVQKVDARKDAHSNLLSKKETSSLYKIQFHDVKPECLDAYNSLEAEVQKKLHQDQDFPCEVVGSWNTWYGEQDQAVHLWRYRGGYPALTECLQKLRANKEYLEFRRERSKMLISRRNQLLLEFSFWNEPLPRRGPNIYELRTYKLKPGTMIEWGNRWARAIKYRQSNNEAVGGFFSQIGDLYVVHHLWAYESLQSREETRNSAWRKEGWDVNVYYTVPLIRSMESRIMIPTESSPLQ, from the exons ATGGTGAAGGCCGGCAGCAGCCTGCAGACAACAGGGCGCGCGCTGCTCACGGCAGCCGCCAG GAGGTTTTCAGAGAGCAGCGACAAAGGCTGGCTCCGCTCCTTATTTGTGCAAAAAGTGGACGCCAGGAAAGATGCTCACTCCAACCTGCTTTCAAAGAAAGAGACCAGCAGCCTCTATAAGATTCAGT TTCATGACGTCAAACCGGAGTGCCTGGATGCGTACAACAGCCTGGA GGCTGAAGTGCAGAAGAAgctccatcaggaccaggacttCCCATGCGAGGTGGTTGGAAGCTGGAACACCTGGTACGGGGAGCAGGATCAAGCTG TGCACCTGTGGAGATACCGAGGAGGATACCCGGCTTTGACTGAATGTCTGCAGAAACTGAGAGCCAACAAG gAGTATTTGGAGTTCCGGAGAGAGCGGTCAAAAATGCTGATTTCAAGGCGAAACCAGCTTCTTCTAGAGTTCAGTTTCTGGAATGAACCTTTGCCAAGACGAGGCCCAAACATCTATGAGTTGCGCACTTATAAGCTTAAG CCTGGAACCATGATTGAATGGGGAAACCGCTG GGCGAGGGCAATAAAATACAGACAGAGCAACAACGAGGCGGTGGGGGGCTTTTTCTCTCAGATCGGTGACCTGTATGTTGTTCATCACCTGTGGG CGTATGAAAGTCTTCAGTCCCGAGAGGAGACTAGAAACTCCGCCTGGAGGAAAGAAGGATGGGATGTAAATGTTTATTATACAG TGCCTTTGATCAGAAGCATGGAGTCCAGAATAATGATTCCCACTGAGAGTTCACCTCTGCAATAA